One stretch of Actinomycetota bacterium DNA includes these proteins:
- a CDS encoding adenylate/guanylate cyclase domain-containing protein: MMRDELGSELAHWAQLLEELRWAGFLVDRDARLVWVSPDLQRFAGSPADDELGYGLHVLEAFSLEPWRRIATPESSMRLMRDLAPVVMGVTDEGKVDLEAVAEWMRELVADVEPRPFTLPVATSFDYVEPGGEGGSDLPVMRVNVLAAPIRSEDGELLGAVAIGYAGLRPGLVSLLARGDEAMYERMAKLVEPASRQGAVLFCDLEGSTELARTLPTAQYFRLIRSLWTEIDALVARNSGIVGKHAGDGATAFFLVDDIGSPSEAAAAAIRTAREIHERSGDVFGAALDSSCLMRVGLHWGGSLYIGQLVPGGRLDVTALGDAVNECARIQECADPHETLASKELIERLSDDDKAALGIDPEKVRYRPVSQLPHVTEKAAAAAGAIPVTTL, translated from the coding sequence ATGATGCGCGACGAGCTCGGATCCGAACTCGCTCACTGGGCGCAGCTGCTCGAGGAGCTGCGCTGGGCGGGGTTCCTCGTGGACCGCGACGCGCGCCTGGTGTGGGTGTCGCCCGATCTCCAGCGCTTTGCCGGCTCTCCGGCCGACGACGAGCTGGGCTACGGCCTCCACGTCCTAGAGGCGTTCTCCCTCGAGCCGTGGCGGCGGATCGCTACCCCAGAGAGCAGCATGCGACTGATGCGGGACCTGGCTCCCGTGGTCATGGGCGTCACCGACGAAGGGAAGGTCGATCTCGAGGCCGTCGCCGAGTGGATGAGGGAGCTCGTGGCGGACGTCGAGCCGCGTCCCTTCACGCTTCCGGTCGCGACGTCCTTCGATTACGTCGAACCGGGAGGCGAGGGCGGTAGCGATCTGCCCGTCATGCGTGTGAACGTGCTGGCCGCACCGATCCGATCCGAGGACGGGGAGCTGCTGGGTGCGGTCGCCATCGGCTATGCGGGGCTTCGTCCCGGCCTCGTGTCCCTGCTCGCGCGCGGCGACGAGGCCATGTACGAACGGATGGCGAAGCTCGTCGAGCCGGCGTCGCGCCAGGGAGCAGTCCTGTTCTGCGACCTCGAGGGTTCTACCGAGCTGGCGCGCACGCTGCCGACCGCGCAGTACTTCCGGCTGATCAGGAGCCTGTGGACCGAGATCGACGCGCTGGTCGCCCGCAACTCAGGCATCGTCGGCAAGCACGCCGGTGACGGTGCCACCGCGTTCTTCCTGGTCGACGATATCGGTTCTCCGTCGGAGGCGGCCGCGGCCGCGATCCGCACGGCGCGCGAGATCCATGAGCGCTCCGGGGACGTGTTCGGCGCCGCGCTGGACTCGTCGTGTCTGATGCGCGTCGGGTTGCACTGGGGAGGCTCGCTCTACATCGGCCAGCTGGTGCCGGGCGGTCGGCTCGATGTCACCGCGCTGGGCGACGCGGTCAACGAGTGCGCCCGCATCCAGGAATGCGCCGACCCCCACGAGACTCTGGCGTCCAAGGAGCTGATCGAGCGTCTGTCAGACGACGACAAGGCCGCGCTCGGGATCGACCCCGAGAAGGTCCGCTACCGTCCGGTGTCGCAACTGCCGCACGTCACCGAGAAGGCCGCGGCCGCCGCGGGGGCGATCCCCGTGACGACTCTGTAG
- a CDS encoding alpha/beta fold hydrolase, translating to MATAQPVGERPAWVDDELFPFESRFVEIDGSLVHYVDEGSGPILLLPHGNPVWSFVWRDVIAELRDRFRCVALDFPGFGLSAGAADYGYTAQAHADLLVSFVDRLDLSGITLVGHNWGGPWGLYAAEQRPNRFERFILSNTWAWPLNGDPSSEFFSRGIGNRAGRAMLRRFNPLVNQFIPSAHKRRTLSEVEMRHYRDATPTPERRHAAAMLPGELVGAREFFTGLENRLGPLLNRPTLIVWADKDPIFTDKYRRRLERTFPDATTKLITGAGHFVPSDAPGEFAAAIREWRCALDGRRASPARGNTRRATPSES from the coding sequence ATGGCCACTGCACAGCCAGTCGGCGAGCGCCCGGCGTGGGTTGACGACGAACTCTTCCCATTCGAAAGCCGCTTCGTCGAGATCGACGGGAGCCTCGTGCACTACGTCGACGAAGGGTCGGGGCCGATCCTGCTGTTGCCGCACGGCAACCCGGTCTGGTCCTTCGTCTGGCGCGACGTGATCGCTGAGCTCCGCGACCGATTCCGTTGCGTCGCCCTGGACTTCCCTGGGTTCGGCCTGTCGGCCGGGGCGGCCGACTACGGCTACACCGCTCAAGCCCACGCGGACCTGCTCGTGTCCTTCGTCGACCGACTGGACCTATCGGGCATCACCTTGGTGGGCCACAACTGGGGCGGGCCCTGGGGTCTGTACGCCGCCGAGCAACGACCGAACCGCTTCGAACGCTTCATCCTCAGCAACACGTGGGCATGGCCACTGAACGGAGACCCGAGCAGCGAATTCTTCTCCCGCGGCATCGGCAACCGAGCCGGCCGGGCGATGCTCCGGCGCTTCAACCCCCTCGTCAACCAGTTCATCCCGTCAGCACACAAGCGCCGCACGCTCTCCGAAGTGGAGATGCGGCACTATCGTGACGCGACGCCCACGCCGGAGCGTCGCCACGCTGCAGCGATGCTCCCCGGCGAGCTCGTCGGCGCACGGGAGTTCTTCACCGGCCTCGAAAACCGCCTCGGCCCGCTGTTGAACCGTCCGACCCTGATCGTCTGGGCCGACAAGGACCCGATCTTCACCGACAAGTACCGCCGACGGCTCGAGCGGACCTTCCCGGATGCGACAACGAAGCTGATCACCGGCGCCGGCCACTTCGTGCCGTCTGACGCTCCCGGGGAGTTCGCGGCGGCGATCCGCGAGTGGCGGTGCGCACTCGATGGGCGGCGCGCATCTCCGGCTCGCGGGAACACCCGGCGCGCAACGCCAAGCGAGTCGTAG
- a CDS encoding helix-turn-helix transcriptional regulator, whose protein sequence is MSARSYRQFCGLARALDVVGDRWNLLIVRQLLIAPARYGELLDGLPGMATNLLSARLRDLESAGVIERRPAADANAVAYGLTEWGAQLREPIDGLIRWSEPLMIPGQGDDEFQLEWLMVALPALLRPRWASRRTVRVGFAIDNQVVQVHASPSDMTMEHHAGRELDAVLHADALTTLGLAAGALRFEDIRKSVRIEGDESALRAVLAS, encoded by the coding sequence ATGAGTGCCAGGTCTTATCGCCAGTTCTGCGGTCTCGCCCGCGCGCTCGACGTGGTCGGCGACCGCTGGAATCTCCTCATCGTCCGCCAGCTCCTTATCGCGCCGGCCCGCTACGGCGAGCTCCTCGACGGCCTGCCGGGAATGGCCACCAACCTCCTGTCCGCTCGTCTGCGGGATCTCGAATCCGCTGGGGTCATTGAGCGGCGTCCGGCCGCGGACGCCAACGCGGTCGCCTACGGGCTCACCGAGTGGGGAGCGCAACTGCGCGAACCCATTGACGGGCTCATCCGCTGGTCCGAGCCACTGATGATCCCCGGTCAGGGCGACGACGAGTTCCAGCTTGAATGGCTCATGGTCGCGCTACCCGCCCTCCTTCGTCCCCGATGGGCGTCGCGGCGAACGGTCAGGGTTGGCTTTGCGATCGACAACCAAGTCGTTCAAGTTCACGCGTCACCGTCCGACATGACCATGGAGCATCACGCTGGACGTGAACTCGACGCAGTGCTCCACGCCGACGCACTGACAACCCTCGGCCTCGCCGCCGGAGCGCTCCGATTCGAGGACATCCGCAAGTCCGTTCGCATCGAGGGTGACGAATCGGCGCTCCGGGCAGTGCTGGCCAGCTGA
- a CDS encoding lysozyme M1 (1,4-beta-N-acetylmuramidase), which translates to MTTQRTNSRGMALRLGAVLILVGGAASAWWFHWIPNWRPPLRNGEIYGIDVSAHQEAIDWEAVAGDDMEFAYIKATEGGDFVDNRFEVNWRDAGEAELQRGAYHFFTLCTPGRAQAQNFLRVARPDPDALAPAVDLELAGNCSARPPQDDVMKELDVFLEQVEQRWERETVLYVGNDWREAYPLGERESRPLWLRRFLLRPSAAWAIWQLHGYASVHGIEGGVDLNVMRGDRVWPR; encoded by the coding sequence ATGACGACGCAACGGACGAACAGTCGCGGAATGGCGTTGAGGCTGGGCGCGGTGCTGATCCTGGTCGGAGGCGCCGCTTCAGCCTGGTGGTTCCACTGGATCCCGAACTGGCGGCCCCCGTTGCGGAACGGCGAGATCTACGGGATCGACGTCTCCGCACATCAAGAGGCCATCGACTGGGAAGCCGTGGCCGGAGACGACATGGAGTTCGCCTACATCAAGGCGACCGAGGGCGGCGACTTCGTAGACAACCGATTCGAGGTGAATTGGCGCGACGCCGGTGAAGCCGAACTGCAGCGGGGTGCCTACCACTTCTTCACCTTGTGCACGCCGGGCCGGGCTCAAGCTCAAAACTTCCTGCGCGTCGCGCGACCGGATCCCGACGCACTCGCTCCTGCCGTTGATCTCGAGCTGGCGGGCAACTGCTCGGCCCGGCCCCCACAAGACGACGTGATGAAGGAGCTTGACGTATTCCTCGAGCAGGTCGAGCAGCGATGGGAGCGGGAGACGGTCCTCTATGTCGGTAACGATTGGCGTGAGGCGTATCCACTCGGAGAGCGCGAGAGCCGGCCGCTGTGGCTGCGCCGGTTCCTCCTCCGTCCGAGCGCCGCATGGGCGATCTGGCAGCTCCACGGATACGCCAGCGTTCACGGAATCGAGGGAGGTGTGGACCTCAACGTGATGCGCGGCGACCGCGTGTGGCCGCGATGA
- a CDS encoding TetR/AcrR family transcriptional regulator: protein MPTQTAQRVYAGMTATQRRAERRSRLLDAAIDVLASQGWERATVTAICERAGLIPRYFYESFRDREALLISVFDSIIDEVSEEIGKRATDDRSVEGLIRATIDAWLAVASRDPRKGRVAFVEALGSEALMQRRLDATHAYAELLLDRSISTPHRAGHSRAAVQCASLITAGGLIETMIEWMRGNVDLSADEIAENYTRLCTAAFRTAGGRGN, encoded by the coding sequence ATGCCCACACAAACCGCGCAGCGTGTGTACGCAGGCATGACGGCTACCCAGCGCCGCGCCGAGCGCAGGAGCCGGCTGCTCGACGCCGCAATCGACGTGCTTGCGAGCCAGGGGTGGGAGCGAGCCACCGTTACCGCCATCTGCGAACGAGCAGGCCTCATCCCGCGTTACTTCTATGAGAGCTTCAGGGACCGTGAGGCGCTTTTGATCTCGGTCTTCGACTCGATCATCGACGAGGTTTCCGAAGAGATTGGCAAGCGCGCGACCGATGATCGGTCCGTGGAGGGACTCATCCGGGCGACCATCGATGCGTGGCTGGCGGTCGCTTCGCGGGACCCACGCAAGGGCCGCGTCGCCTTCGTCGAGGCTCTCGGTAGCGAAGCGTTGATGCAACGACGCCTTGATGCGACGCACGCGTATGCCGAGCTGCTGCTAGATCGATCTATATCGACCCCGCACCGGGCAGGTCATTCCCGAGCTGCCGTGCAGTGCGCGAGCCTCATCACAGCCGGTGGGTTGATCGAAACCATGATTGAGTGGATGCGCGGCAACGTCGACCTATCCGCAGACGAGATCGCCGAGAACTACACGCGGCTATGCACAGCGGCATTCCGTACTGCCGGGGGTCGTGGAAATTGA
- a CDS encoding sigma-70 family RNA polymerase sigma factor — MLRRRRVPEWLADDIVQETGIKLWKMWDDVDPDRPVAGLGKAVAVNVLRDYWRQSARREVTGAVPDRAGIADVEREGLARTELRAVGRALRQLQPDYRGVLLAEVGLMDEPVRSGRGAIRMLRVRARRELEGLVDRGSSWGVVFGERVSGMARDFAGRMSARLGPREAEGLAYAAVGIVAVVVAGGLLPGDLFDRSGLDGRADTDPVMVAPNARMDVIASSAASKMHDPASIHGLRGLTREAFDHANDLLGTGRKRPLAKGRLGGMGGVAAKGQIETLGVRIGTADDGSLFVGCSDGTETGATGIGECDIGQGQTRAKAEVQYRFRDKKGRVRLGTDRRHRLSLP; from the coding sequence ATGCTGCGTCGTCGGCGAGTCCCTGAGTGGCTCGCAGACGACATCGTCCAGGAGACCGGGATAAAGCTGTGGAAGATGTGGGACGACGTCGATCCCGATCGTCCGGTCGCAGGACTAGGCAAGGCCGTCGCGGTGAATGTCTTGCGCGATTACTGGCGACAGTCCGCACGGCGAGAAGTGACCGGGGCGGTACCCGATCGAGCAGGGATCGCCGATGTTGAACGAGAGGGACTGGCGCGGACGGAACTTAGAGCGGTTGGTCGTGCTCTCCGGCAGCTCCAGCCGGATTATCGAGGAGTCCTCCTTGCAGAGGTTGGGCTGATGGACGAGCCGGTGAGGTCGGGACGCGGGGCGATCCGGATGCTGCGCGTTCGAGCACGGCGAGAACTGGAAGGCTTGGTAGACCGTGGGTCAAGCTGGGGAGTCGTGTTCGGCGAGAGGGTTTCCGGCATGGCCCGCGACTTCGCCGGCCGTATGTCTGCGCGCCTTGGCCCCCGCGAGGCAGAAGGTCTCGCGTACGCAGCGGTCGGGATCGTGGCTGTTGTTGTGGCAGGAGGTTTGCTGCCGGGTGACCTATTTGACAGGTCGGGACTAGATGGCCGAGCTGACACGGACCCGGTGATGGTTGCTCCGAACGCGCGAATGGACGTGATTGCTTCCTCGGCCGCGTCGAAGATGCATGATCCCGCAAGCATCCACGGTCTTAGAGGTCTGACGAGAGAGGCTTTCGACCACGCGAACGACCTGCTTGGAACAGGAAGGAAGCGGCCTTTGGCCAAAGGCCGACTAGGGGGGATGGGTGGGGTAGCAGCAAAAGGGCAGATCGAAACGCTGGGGGTACGGATCGGGACGGCCGACGACGGGTCATTGTTCGTCGGTTGTTCAGACGGCACTGAAACGGGTGCAACTGGTATCGGGGAGTGCGACATCGGCCAGGGGCAAACACGCGCGAAGGCGGAGGTGCAGTACAGATTCCGCGACAAGAAGGGTCGAGTGCGCCTAGGCACGGACCGCCGGCATCGTCTGAGCCTGCCCTGA
- a CDS encoding nitroreductase family deazaflavin-dependent oxidoreductase → MTQDQPSPGGATSREEQRKAYLEGEWGNPLTTTKRTGPRILNALQQPFFMLLPPRGYAVLTTTGRKTGKRRRKCVRAIRDGDKVYLVSLPGRYSSWFRNIQGQPQVNLRMRGGTFQGTAREIRDRDEYETARAIYCGTLTVFDRLSYLNHRTGLPTSERIRGMLERWFTVCTPLVVELSG, encoded by the coding sequence GTGACTCAGGATCAGCCTTCGCCCGGCGGGGCGACCTCAAGGGAGGAGCAACGTAAGGCCTATCTAGAAGGCGAGTGGGGGAACCCGCTCACGACGACCAAGCGTACGGGCCCGCGCATCCTCAACGCGCTACAACAGCCGTTCTTCATGCTTCTGCCGCCGCGCGGCTACGCCGTCCTTACCACCACGGGGCGCAAGACCGGCAAGAGGCGCCGCAAATGCGTGCGCGCGATTCGAGACGGCGACAAGGTCTACCTGGTGTCGCTGCCCGGCCGATACAGCTCATGGTTCCGCAACATCCAGGGGCAACCGCAGGTGAACCTTCGCATGCGAGGAGGCACCTTCCAAGGCACCGCCCGTGAGATAAGGGATCGAGACGAATACGAAACGGCACGAGCGATCTACTGCGGCACCCTCACCGTCTTCGACCGGCTTTCATATCTCAATCACAGAACCGGCCTCCCAACCTCAGAACGGATCAGAGGGATGCTCGAGCGTTGGTTCACCGTCTGTACGCCGTTGGTCGTCGAGTTGTCAGGTTGA
- a CDS encoding DUF3027 domain-containing protein: MTWRNRVQESENYRDEWYAEQCLNCRFWIALTGVFHSDYGACTNEASPFDKQVMFEHDGCEAFEPAER; encoded by the coding sequence ATGACGTGGCGAAACCGCGTCCAGGAGTCAGAAAACTATCGGGATGAGTGGTACGCGGAGCAATGTCTGAATTGCCGGTTCTGGATCGCACTCACCGGCGTCTTTCATAGCGACTACGGCGCGTGCACGAATGAAGCGTCACCGTTCGATAAACAGGTCATGTTCGAGCACGACGGTTGTGAAGCCTTCGAACCTGCTGAACGTTGA
- a CDS encoding GGDEF domain-containing protein gives MVARGTEREIANALVRQVKRAFGLDPLVVAAGEADHLWVFAPSREVDADVVSWDARSGEGDMLSVAVSVRPEHPPIRLGVDPVVRRACLDQEILLIDEFDIVENPALGRLIGATKRLIVLPLFSEPSLFGTLVVRVPGSGPVSAVTLYDLWELASYVGSLLLDARLAQQKQSLARVDPMTGVLVRRAFESALRRETRRAVERGGRVSLVMFHVLGLRDINEDFGHLVGDQLLRRAAACLAAHARDFDVVARYGGNEFVMLLPSAGRDYALSVARSVQEQTARLREGVHATVSTAVATLPDDAPGGASLERAVKQALKLTEEWHRGPRGDG, from the coding sequence TTGGTCGCGCGCGGAACCGAGCGCGAGATCGCAAACGCGTTGGTCCGCCAGGTCAAGCGCGCTTTTGGTCTCGACCCATTGGTGGTCGCCGCCGGAGAGGCAGACCACCTCTGGGTATTCGCCCCCAGCAGAGAGGTAGATGCGGATGTGGTGAGCTGGGATGCGCGCTCGGGAGAGGGCGACATGCTCAGCGTCGCCGTCTCCGTTCGTCCCGAGCATCCGCCGATCCGCCTCGGTGTCGATCCCGTCGTGCGTCGGGCGTGTCTCGATCAGGAGATCCTCTTGATCGATGAGTTTGACATCGTCGAGAACCCCGCGCTGGGACGGTTGATCGGCGCCACGAAGCGCCTGATCGTTCTGCCGCTCTTTTCCGAGCCGTCGCTGTTCGGCACTCTCGTCGTCCGGGTCCCGGGGTCAGGACCGGTAAGCGCCGTGACGCTCTACGACCTGTGGGAACTCGCCAGCTACGTGGGGTCGCTATTGCTCGACGCTCGGCTCGCACAGCAGAAGCAGTCCCTCGCGCGCGTCGATCCGATGACCGGTGTCTTGGTGCGGCGAGCGTTCGAGTCAGCGCTCCGGCGGGAGACGAGGCGTGCCGTTGAAAGGGGTGGGCGCGTGAGCCTGGTCATGTTCCACGTTCTCGGGTTGCGCGATATCAACGAAGACTTCGGCCATCTTGTTGGCGACCAACTCCTACGGCGTGCCGCGGCGTGTCTAGCCGCACACGCCCGCGACTTCGATGTCGTGGCGCGCTATGGCGGCAATGAGTTCGTCATGCTGCTGCCGAGCGCGGGGCGCGACTACGCTCTTTCGGTCGCACGGTCGGTCCAAGAACAGACCGCGCGGTTGCGGGAGGGAGTACACGCGACCGTGAGTACTGCGGTTGCGACCCTCCCTGATGATGCGCCTGGCGGCGCGTCGCTTGAGCGAGCAGTCAAGCAAGCCCTGAAGCTCACCGAGGAGTGGCACCGGGGCCCGCGCGGCGACGGGTAA
- a CDS encoding glycoside hydrolase: protein MSWTTNPLACGRPVNDHQTLFTGRPVNNTPIDYPRVVYYCFSDLANSACSKSLDGGVTFLPTGSPAFAADFYADGNPCPGWHGQGVAGPDGTIYLPKAHCGGPWLAVSRDEGLTWTRVRVAKGSTPRGGTDPAVAVDRRGNVYYLWIANDRLPYLAVSRDGGLTWGNPMMVGAPRVRESNLATIAASPTGGIALAYVGSENSLFQECGTGNGCRDETIMPITPTWNGYIAIAFDAVGRRPLFYTARVNRLSDPLVEGSCGPGRCPWLLDFIDVQIDARGRPWATFVDGVVPNGSAGSEGEGLVATFTNAAPLR, encoded by the coding sequence ATGTCGTGGACGACGAACCCGCTGGCCTGCGGCAGGCCTGTCAACGACCATCAGACGCTCTTCACGGGACGACCCGTTAACAACACGCCAATCGACTATCCACGCGTCGTCTACTACTGCTTCAGTGATCTCGCGAATTCCGCGTGCTCCAAATCCCTCGACGGTGGGGTCACGTTCTTGCCCACGGGATCGCCCGCGTTCGCCGCGGACTTCTACGCGGATGGGAATCCCTGTCCCGGCTGGCACGGGCAAGGGGTCGCAGGACCCGACGGAACGATCTACCTCCCCAAGGCGCACTGCGGCGGTCCGTGGCTCGCCGTCAGCCGCGATGAGGGCCTGACATGGACGCGAGTTCGCGTGGCAAAGGGAAGCACGCCGCGCGGCGGAACCGATCCCGCGGTGGCGGTCGATCGGAGGGGAAACGTCTATTACCTCTGGATAGCCAACGACCGGCTGCCCTACCTCGCGGTGTCACGCGACGGCGGCCTGACGTGGGGTAATCCAATGATGGTGGGCGCGCCACGTGTTCGAGAGTCGAACCTGGCGACCATCGCAGCCAGTCCGACAGGAGGTATCGCGCTCGCATACGTCGGCAGTGAGAACTCGCTGTTTCAAGAATGTGGGACCGGCAACGGGTGCCGCGACGAGACCATCATGCCGATCACGCCGACCTGGAACGGGTATATCGCGATAGCTTTCGATGCTGTCGGCAGGCGACCGCTCTTCTACACAGCCCGCGTCAATCGGTTGTCTGATCCCTTGGTCGAAGGCTCGTGCGGCCCTGGTCGCTGTCCCTGGCTCCTCGATTTCATCGATGTCCAGATCGATGCGAGGGGGAGGCCGTGGGCAACATTCGTTGATGGGGTCGTCCCCAACGGCTCTGCCGGCTCTGAGGGGGAGGGCCTAGTCGCCACCTTCACCAACGCGGCTCCGCTGCGCTAG
- a CDS encoding GNAT family N-acetyltransferase, protein MTLLERFHEHVREVWTLLALSIPDGWVEDHHGVTCIATGSESPSFNPAFPSHVVASPPEALDAVVNRYRRANLRWLLKLHPERDSAMLEKAQGRAVEFSPVPLFALSMDAYEAPAIPEELSVVPATETNIDDAVRCLAEGFDADNASIGRELGTNLLAVPRFTVFIGYVDEEPVATSVLAETEGGGLAGVYSVATRPNGARRGFGTALTAAAIDEAARRRHRAVVLEPSDMAESMYRRMGFTQFDSYAEAVL, encoded by the coding sequence ATGACGCTCCTCGAACGGTTCCATGAGCACGTGCGGGAGGTCTGGACACTCCTCGCCCTCTCGATCCCGGACGGGTGGGTGGAGGACCACCACGGCGTCACCTGTATAGCCACCGGCTCGGAAAGCCCATCCTTCAATCCCGCGTTCCCTTCCCACGTTGTCGCCTCGCCGCCCGAAGCACTCGACGCGGTTGTGAATCGCTACCGCCGAGCAAACCTCCGATGGCTCCTCAAGCTCCATCCTGAACGGGACAGCGCGATGCTCGAGAAGGCTCAGGGTCGCGCCGTGGAGTTCTCCCCTGTCCCGTTGTTCGCGCTCTCGATGGATGCTTACGAAGCTCCCGCGATCCCCGAAGAGCTCTCGGTCGTCCCAGCCACGGAGACCAACATCGACGACGCGGTGCGATGCCTCGCAGAAGGATTCGATGCGGACAACGCCAGCATCGGACGCGAGCTGGGAACTAACCTCCTCGCCGTTCCGCGTTTTACGGTGTTCATCGGATACGTCGACGAAGAGCCGGTGGCCACATCCGTGCTCGCGGAAACCGAAGGTGGTGGGCTCGCCGGCGTCTATAGCGTCGCCACCCGACCCAACGGTGCCCGCCGTGGATTCGGCACCGCGCTTACCGCAGCCGCCATAGACGAGGCCGCCAGACGCCGTCACCGTGCCGTTGTCCTGGAACCATCGGACATGGCTGAGTCGATGTACCGACGGATGGGTTTCACGCAGTTCGACAGCTATGCGGAAGCTGTCCTCTAG
- a CDS encoding TfoX/Sxy family protein: MAYDVHLADRVRELLVDGSPVTEQLMFGGLAFLVAGKIAVAASSQGGLLVRVDPARADLLLATTNARSMEMKGQVIRGWLHVDGDDLRTERQLAQWIAVGTATARNAPAKRPNR; the protein is encoded by the coding sequence GTGGCCTACGACGTGCACCTGGCCGACCGAGTCCGAGAGCTGCTGGTGGACGGCTCGCCGGTGACCGAACAGTTGATGTTCGGAGGACTCGCCTTCCTCGTCGCCGGGAAGATAGCGGTAGCGGCAAGCAGCCAGGGCGGCCTCTTGGTGCGGGTCGATCCGGCACGCGCCGACCTTCTCCTCGCGACCACCAACGCGCGGTCGATGGAGATGAAAGGCCAGGTGATCCGGGGCTGGCTGCACGTCGACGGCGATGACCTGCGTACCGAGCGCCAACTGGCCCAGTGGATCGCCGTTGGGACAGCCACCGCCAGAAACGCGCCCGCCAAGAGACCAAATCGATGA
- a CDS encoding maleylpyruvate isomerase N-terminal domain-containing protein, giving the protein MVPAATHSGAPHTLAQARAALREVVPRLVALVRSVPDANSASVGTWTVGDVAAHLSHCFRADTDAIAGRPVPEAIVTKAGIAEATAKILAEDSERHPAVLADRMSTLATEFDDVASRSRSATVDWLQGTRLPPAAVACHLLNECLVHGHDIAKATGRPWPIQRHHALLAIEAFVLPLIAALPPTAFVNQEQAGSFRARIELRLRGGGRTVMVFDRGSLTLDTARARDVDAHISADPPTLMLVLIGRQGIWKPLLEGKLTAWGPRPWKLTRMLTIMSPP; this is encoded by the coding sequence ATGGTCCCGGCTGCGACGCACAGTGGTGCACCCCACACCCTGGCCCAGGCTCGTGCGGCGTTGCGGGAAGTTGTGCCCCGCCTTGTCGCACTTGTGCGCAGCGTCCCTGACGCCAACTCCGCTTCGGTCGGTACTTGGACGGTGGGCGATGTCGCTGCTCACCTATCTCATTGCTTTCGCGCCGACACCGACGCCATCGCCGGAAGACCGGTCCCGGAAGCCATCGTGACGAAGGCGGGAATAGCCGAGGCCACCGCGAAGATTCTGGCCGAGGACAGTGAACGGCACCCAGCCGTACTCGCGGATCGCATGAGCACGCTTGCCACCGAGTTCGACGACGTCGCGTCGCGTTCGCGATCAGCCACCGTCGATTGGCTGCAAGGCACGCGCCTGCCACCGGCGGCGGTCGCGTGTCACCTGCTCAACGAATGCCTGGTCCACGGCCACGACATCGCCAAAGCCACCGGGCGCCCGTGGCCGATACAGCGTCACCACGCCCTGCTCGCGATCGAGGCCTTCGTGCTGCCGCTGATCGCGGCGCTGCCGCCCACCGCTTTCGTGAACCAGGAGCAGGCCGGCTCCTTCCGCGCCCGCATCGAACTGCGCCTGCGCGGAGGTGGACGCACGGTCATGGTCTTCGACCGCGGTTCATTGACCCTCGACACGGCGCGCGCACGTGACGTTGACGCACACATCTCTGCCGATCCTCCGACTCTCATGCTGGTTCTCATCGGCCGACAAGGAATATGGAAACCGCTTCTCGAAGGGAAACTCACCGCTTGGGGGCCTCGGCCTTGGAAGCTCACCCGCATGCTCACCATCATGAGCCCCCCGTAG